The Acidimicrobiia bacterium genome includes a region encoding these proteins:
- a CDS encoding endonuclease/exonuclease/phosphatase family protein, translated as MTANLWNVNVSVDSFAEALDKYAPDIVAVQELDHSAAEALTERYPYGLVRPGGVSGCALVSREPLTVTETELPFRPLLTAPVLVGGQSITVGAIHLANPVATHDVKYRRHQVRALLENLQGDQPMVLVGDYNSSPAWPAYRMIRKHLRDGVNDWAARTGNRTARTWSYTAGMPKLLRIDHIMVRGVELADVQVVNIAGSDHRALVADLLVSG; from the coding sequence ATGACTGCCAACCTTTGGAACGTCAACGTCTCGGTCGACTCCTTCGCCGAAGCGCTCGACAAGTACGCCCCCGACATTGTGGCCGTTCAGGAGCTGGATCATTCGGCGGCTGAAGCCCTCACCGAACGCTACCCCTACGGTCTGGTGAGGCCAGGGGGAGTATCCGGATGCGCACTGGTATCCCGGGAGCCCCTGACCGTGACGGAGACCGAACTCCCGTTCCGACCGCTGCTGACGGCACCGGTTCTGGTCGGCGGCCAATCGATAACCGTCGGGGCCATCCATCTCGCAAACCCCGTGGCGACGCACGATGTCAAGTACCGCCGCCACCAGGTGCGTGCCCTGCTTGAGAACCTTCAGGGAGATCAGCCGATGGTTTTGGTTGGTGATTACAACTCGTCACCGGCCTGGCCGGCCTATCGGATGATCAGAAAGCATCTCCGTGACGGCGTCAACGATTGGGCCGCCCGAACCGGTAACCGAACAGCTCGTACGTGGAGCTACACGGCCGGTATGCCCAAGTTATTGAGAATTGATCACATCATGGTTCGTGGGGTTGAGCTCGCAGACGTGCAGGTCGTCAACATCGCCGGTTCCGACCATCGAGCCCTGGTCGCCGACCTCCTCGTGAGTGGCTAG
- a CDS encoding cation diffusion facilitator family transporter yields MAGHGTKAIVAAFFANLGIAIAKFIAFAFTGAASMLAEAIHSLADTGNQALLLFGGRSARREETEMHQFGFARERYFWSFVVALVLFTLGGVFAIYEGIEKLRHPHDIDSPIWAFGVLLFAILLESYSFRTAIHEARPLKGKGSWWSFIRRSRSPELPVVLLEDLGALTGLVIALVGVTLAVTTGQARWDAAGSLAIGILLVAIATILAIEMRSLLIGESASPDQADEITAAIAGAPNVVRLIHMRTEHLGPEDLLVAAKVEFVGSLSVAALADAIDVTEAAIRAAVPAVNLIYLEPDLYNAARPTDD; encoded by the coding sequence ATCGCCGGTCACGGTACGAAAGCAATAGTCGCGGCGTTCTTCGCGAACCTTGGCATTGCCATCGCCAAGTTCATTGCGTTCGCGTTCACCGGTGCAGCATCGATGCTGGCCGAGGCTATCCACTCACTCGCCGACACGGGCAACCAGGCGCTTCTGCTGTTCGGGGGCCGGAGCGCCCGCCGCGAGGAAACCGAGATGCATCAGTTCGGGTTCGCCAGGGAGCGCTATTTCTGGTCATTCGTCGTAGCGCTCGTTCTGTTCACCCTCGGTGGGGTTTTCGCGATCTACGAGGGGATCGAGAAATTGCGCCACCCCCACGACATCGATTCGCCGATCTGGGCGTTTGGCGTCCTGCTATTTGCCATTCTCCTCGAGAGCTACTCCTTCCGGACTGCGATACACGAAGCCAGGCCACTCAAAGGCAAAGGCAGCTGGTGGTCGTTCATCCGGCGCTCCCGCAGCCCCGAACTGCCAGTCGTCTTGCTCGAAGATCTTGGTGCTCTAACCGGCCTGGTCATCGCACTGGTCGGCGTAACGCTGGCCGTCACCACCGGGCAGGCCCGGTGGGATGCGGCCGGGTCGCTGGCCATTGGCATCCTGCTCGTTGCTATCGCCACGATTTTGGCCATTGAGATGCGGAGCCTCCTCATCGGTGAGTCCGCCTCGCCTGATCAAGCCGATGAGATCACCGCAGCCATCGCGGGAGCACCCAACGTCGTAAGGCTCATCCATATGCGGACCGAGCATCTCGGGCCCGAGGATCTGTTGGTGGCCGCCAAAGTCGAGTTCGTCGGCAGCCTCAGCGTGGCCGCTCTGGCCGATGCCATTGACGTCACCGAAGCGGCCATCCGGGCTGCCGTACCAGCCGTGAACCTGATCTACCTGGAACCAGACCTTTACAACGCCGCCCGACCAACCGACGACTGA